In a single window of the Anabas testudineus chromosome 17, fAnaTes1.2, whole genome shotgun sequence genome:
- the LOC113172151 gene encoding eotaxin-like, producing MTSLAFLSLLLVTVTVSSVSGQGGIGNCCRHISNIQVRREFLKSYHDQYPPSCYLHAVVFTTLHGKRICAAPGKMWTETSKAYLDGKNYHHQHFISRPQ from the exons ATGACAAGTCTtgcctttctctctttgttaCTCGTAACTGTCACAGTGTCGTCAGTCTCAGGTCAAG GTGGGATAGGAAACTGCTGTCGACATATTTCAAATATTCAAGTCCGCAGAGAGTTTCTGAAGAGTTACCATGATCAGTATCCACCGTCATGCTATCTACACGCAGTGGT TTTTACCACATTGCACGGCAAGAGAATCTGCGCTGCCCCTGGTAAAATGTGGACAGAGACCAGCAAGGCCTACTTAGATGGAAAGAATTACCACCATCAACATTTTATCTCACGTCCTCAATGA